From one Culex quinquefasciatus strain JHB chromosome 3, VPISU_Cqui_1.0_pri_paternal, whole genome shotgun sequence genomic stretch:
- the LOC6030857 gene encoding LOW QUALITY PROTEIN: SAP30-binding protein (The sequence of the model RefSeq protein was modified relative to this genomic sequence to represent the inferred CDS: inserted 1 base in 1 codon; deleted 2 bases in 1 codon) produces the protein MSARNSALAXLTATYTDSENEDENKSDRDSDNNSDGESSSSQARVRSRQQTPMRDLSETSVTPPQIQQARRKATTSGSAAPSITNESSSSRHKALRLVSYFDDTVVSDEENASPPRDQEEEPMDVTEADVPSVAAVESPKKVDRAKLYGFSLPPEPKGKCSIELQEKISNLYEKMRNSNMDTNKIIQERKEFRNPSIYEKLIQFCDINELGTNYSPDIFDPFQWGKESYYEELAKAQKLEMEKVEKARKENAKTEIQVGVKKMDSDDSKKRKSKWDQPGVLGAAPGAVGAATAAALKPAGIITQTLTTTATGTKGTVISAFGSLPKKPKV, from the exons ATGAGTGCCAGAAACTCTGCGCTTG TCCTGACTGCAACATACACAGATTCGGAAAACGAGGACGAAAACAAATCGGATCGTGACTCGGACAACAACTCCGATGGGGAAAGCTCATCGTCACAG GCTCGGGTCCGTTCGCGCCAGCAGACTCCGATGCGTGACCTTTCGGAGACATCTGTCACGCCTCCCCAAATCCAACAAGCACGTCGAAAG GCCACCACTTCCGGTTCGGCGGCCCCGAGTATAACAAATGAATCGTCCTCGTCGCGACACAAGGCCCTTCGACTGGTCAGTTACTTTGACGACACGGTGGTTTCCGACGAGGAAAATGCATCTCCGCCCCGTGACCAGGAGGAGGAACCGATGGATGTGACGGAGGCTGATGTGCCGTCCGTGGCTGCCGTCGAATCTCCGAAGAAAGTCGATCGAGCCAAGCTGTACGGGTTCAGTTTGCCACCGGAACCGAAGGGTAAATGTTCGATAGAGTTGCAGGAGAAGATTTCCAATTTGTACGAGAAGATGCGAAACTCCAACATGGACACAAACAAAATCATCCAGGAACGGAAGGAGTTCCGAAATCCGAGCATATACGAGAAGCTCATCCAGTTTTGTGACATAAACGAACTGGGCACCAACTATTCGCCCGATATTTTCGATCCGTTCCAGTGGGGCAAGGAGTCCTACTACGAAGAACTGGCCAAGGCCCAGAAGCTCGAGATGGAGAAGGTGGAAAAGGCTCGCAAAGAAAACGCCAAGACGGAAATACAGGTCGGAGTGAAAAAGATGGACTCGGACGACTCCAAGAAACGCAAGTCGAAGTGGGACCAGCCGGGAGTTTTGGGCGCAGCGCCGGGTGCCGTCGGAGCTGCGACGGCAGCTGCGTTGAAACCGGCCGGGATCATCACACAGACGCTGACGACGACGGCAACCGGTACGAAGGGAACCGTGATATCGGCGTTTGGTTCGTTGCCGAAAAAGCCCAAGGTTTGA